The Arachis hypogaea cultivar Tifrunner chromosome 19, arahy.Tifrunner.gnm2.J5K5, whole genome shotgun sequence genome has a window encoding:
- the LOC112775484 gene encoding pyrophosphate-energized vacuolar membrane proton pump isoform X2 has protein sequence MLPEDFYSSGGRFSGTYLLPGLMRSTQRLPPHILREGLFEAITGYGLGGSSMALFGRVGGGIYTKAADVGADLVGKVERNIPEDDPRNPAVNADNVGDNVGDIAGMGSDLFGSYAESSCASLVVASISSFGIDHDFTAMLYPLLVSSVGILICLITTLFATDFFEIKAVKEIEPALKKQLIISTALMTIGIAIISWLALPSSFTIFNFGAQKKVKSWQLFLCVAVGLWAGLIIGFVTEYYTSNAYSPVQDVADSCRTGAATNVIFGLALGYKSVIIPIFAIAISIFVSFSFAAMYGIAVAALGMLSTIATGLAIDAYGPISDNAGGIAEMAGMSHRIRERTDALDAAGNTTAAIGKGFAIGSAALVSLALFGAFVSRAGISTVDVLTPKVFIGLLVGAMLPYWFSAMTMKSVGSAALKMVEEVLRQFNTIPGLMEGHAKPDYATCVKISTDASIKDMIPPGALVMLTPLIVGTFFGVETLSGVLAGALVSGVQIAISASNTGGAWDNAKKYIEDHLKIGPLATPRITTSSSSLTCHRDLVP, from the exons ATGCTCCCCGAGGATTTCTATTCGAGTGGTGGTCGGTTTTCTGGGACATATTTATTGCCAGGACTAATGAGAAGCACTCAGAGGTTGCCGCCTCATATATTGAG GGAAGGTCTTTTTGAGGCTATAACTGGTTATGGCTTGGGTGGATCTTCCATGGCTCTGTTTGGGAGAGTTGGTGGTGGTATCTATACCAAGGCTGCTGATGTTGGTGCTGACCTTGTAGGAAAAGTTGAAAGAAATATCCCCGAGGATGATCCAAGAAACCCTGCT GTGAATGCTGACAATGTTGGTGACAATGTTGGAGATATTGCTGGGATGGGCTCTGATCTTTTTGGCTCCTATGCCGAATCATCTTGTGCTTCCCTTGTTGTTGCTTCCATTTCCTCATTTGGAATCGACCACGACTTCACTGCTATGTTGTATCCCCTTCTTGTCAGCTCTGTGGGCATTCTCATCTGTTTGATTACTACTCTCTTTGCAACTGATTTCTTTGAGATCAAAGCCGTCAAGGAAATTGAACCAGCATTGAAAAAGCAGCTTATCATTTCTACAGCACTCATGACTATTGGAATTGCAATTATTAGTTGGCTTGCTCTCCCATCGTCCTTCACTATTTTCAACTTTGGAGCTCAGAAAAAAGTTAAGAGCTG GCAGTTATTCCTATGTGTGGCCGTAGGACTCTGGGCTGGACTTATTATAGGGTTTGTCACGGAATATTATACAAGCAATGCTTACAG CCCTGTACAAGATGTTGCTGATTCCTGCCGGACTGGAGCTGCAACCAATGTCATCTTTGGCCTTGCGCTAGGATACAAGTCTGTCATTATTCCTATTTTTGCCATTGCCATAAGTATCTTCGTAAGTTTCAGTTTTGCTGCAATGTATGGAATTGCTGTGGCTGCCCTTGGAATGCTTAGTACTATTGCTACTGGATTGGCTATTGATGCCTATGGACCTATCAGTGACAATGCTGGAGGCATTGCTGAAATGGCTGGAATGAGCCATCGTATCCGCGAGAGAACTGATGCACTGGATGCTGCTGGCAACACAACTGCTGCCATTGGCAAG GGATTCGCCATTGGATCTGCTGCTCTGGTATCTTTGGCCCTATTCGGTGCCTTTGTCAGCAGAGCAGGAATTTCAACTGTTGATGTCTTGACTCCCAAGGTCTTTATTGGACTCTTAGTTGGCGCCATGCTCCCCTACTGGTTCTCTGCCATGACCATGAAGAGTGTAGGAAGTGCAGCTTTGAAGATGGTTGAGGAAGTTCTCAGGCAGTTCAACACCATTCCAGGACTCATGGAGGGTCACGCCAAGCCTGATTATGCCACATGCGTCAAGATTTCCACTGATGCATCCATCAAGGATATGATTCCTCCAGGTGCCCTTGTCATGCTTACACCACTCATTGTCGGTACCTTCTTTGGTGTGGAAACTCTCTCAGGCGTTCTTGCAGGTGCTCTTGTTTCTGGTGTGCAG ATTGCAATATCAGCATCAAACACGGGTGGTGCCTGGGATAATGCTAAGAAGTACATTGAG GACCATCTAAAGATAGGTCCTCTAGCCACCCCCAGGATAACCACCTCCTCGTCATCATTAACTTGCCACCGTGACCTTG
- the LOC112775484 gene encoding pyrophosphate-energized vacuolar membrane proton pump isoform X1 produces MLPEDFYSSGGRFSGTYLLPGLMRSTQRLPPHILREGLFEAITGYGLGGSSMALFGRVGGGIYTKAADVGADLVGKVERNIPEDDPRNPAVNADNVGDNVGDIAGMGSDLFGSYAESSCASLVVASISSFGIDHDFTAMLYPLLVSSVGILICLITTLFATDFFEIKAVKEIEPALKKQLIISTALMTIGIAIISWLALPSSFTIFNFGAQKKVKSWQLFLCVAVGLWAGLIIGFVTEYYTSNAYSPVQDVADSCRTGAATNVIFGLALGYKSVIIPIFAIAISIFVSFSFAAMYGIAVAALGMLSTIATGLAIDAYGPISDNAGGIAEMAGMSHRIRERTDALDAAGNTTAAIGKGFAIGSAALVSLALFGAFVSRAGISTVDVLTPKVFIGLLVGAMLPYWFSAMTMKSVGSAALKMVEEVLRQFNTIPGLMEGHAKPDYATCVKISTDASIKDMIPPGALVMLTPLIVGTFFGVETLSGVLAGALVSGVQIAISASNTGGAWDNAKKYIEAGGSEHARTLGPKDQHLLFHCVLIFSSFANAGPSKDRSSSHPQDNHLLVIINLPP; encoded by the exons ATGCTCCCCGAGGATTTCTATTCGAGTGGTGGTCGGTTTTCTGGGACATATTTATTGCCAGGACTAATGAGAAGCACTCAGAGGTTGCCGCCTCATATATTGAG GGAAGGTCTTTTTGAGGCTATAACTGGTTATGGCTTGGGTGGATCTTCCATGGCTCTGTTTGGGAGAGTTGGTGGTGGTATCTATACCAAGGCTGCTGATGTTGGTGCTGACCTTGTAGGAAAAGTTGAAAGAAATATCCCCGAGGATGATCCAAGAAACCCTGCT GTGAATGCTGACAATGTTGGTGACAATGTTGGAGATATTGCTGGGATGGGCTCTGATCTTTTTGGCTCCTATGCCGAATCATCTTGTGCTTCCCTTGTTGTTGCTTCCATTTCCTCATTTGGAATCGACCACGACTTCACTGCTATGTTGTATCCCCTTCTTGTCAGCTCTGTGGGCATTCTCATCTGTTTGATTACTACTCTCTTTGCAACTGATTTCTTTGAGATCAAAGCCGTCAAGGAAATTGAACCAGCATTGAAAAAGCAGCTTATCATTTCTACAGCACTCATGACTATTGGAATTGCAATTATTAGTTGGCTTGCTCTCCCATCGTCCTTCACTATTTTCAACTTTGGAGCTCAGAAAAAAGTTAAGAGCTG GCAGTTATTCCTATGTGTGGCCGTAGGACTCTGGGCTGGACTTATTATAGGGTTTGTCACGGAATATTATACAAGCAATGCTTACAG CCCTGTACAAGATGTTGCTGATTCCTGCCGGACTGGAGCTGCAACCAATGTCATCTTTGGCCTTGCGCTAGGATACAAGTCTGTCATTATTCCTATTTTTGCCATTGCCATAAGTATCTTCGTAAGTTTCAGTTTTGCTGCAATGTATGGAATTGCTGTGGCTGCCCTTGGAATGCTTAGTACTATTGCTACTGGATTGGCTATTGATGCCTATGGACCTATCAGTGACAATGCTGGAGGCATTGCTGAAATGGCTGGAATGAGCCATCGTATCCGCGAGAGAACTGATGCACTGGATGCTGCTGGCAACACAACTGCTGCCATTGGCAAG GGATTCGCCATTGGATCTGCTGCTCTGGTATCTTTGGCCCTATTCGGTGCCTTTGTCAGCAGAGCAGGAATTTCAACTGTTGATGTCTTGACTCCCAAGGTCTTTATTGGACTCTTAGTTGGCGCCATGCTCCCCTACTGGTTCTCTGCCATGACCATGAAGAGTGTAGGAAGTGCAGCTTTGAAGATGGTTGAGGAAGTTCTCAGGCAGTTCAACACCATTCCAGGACTCATGGAGGGTCACGCCAAGCCTGATTATGCCACATGCGTCAAGATTTCCACTGATGCATCCATCAAGGATATGATTCCTCCAGGTGCCCTTGTCATGCTTACACCACTCATTGTCGGTACCTTCTTTGGTGTGGAAACTCTCTCAGGCGTTCTTGCAGGTGCTCTTGTTTCTGGTGTGCAG ATTGCAATATCAGCATCAAACACGGGTGGTGCCTGGGATAATGCTAAGAAGTACATTGAG GCCGGTGGATCTGAGCATGCTAGGACCTTGGGACCAAAGGACCAGCATCTTCTTTTCCACTGTGTTCTCATCTTCTCTTCTTTTGCCAATGCAGGACCATCTAAAGATAGGTCCTCTAGCCACCCCCAGGATAACCACCTCCTCGTCATCATTAACTTGCCACCGTGA